CGCCCAGGTCTTGCGATCCACCGACACGGGCCGGGCAACCAAGACCCCCTGGCGGATGAGATCGAACAGGGTCGCGGTGAACTCGGCCTCGTCAGAAGTCCCCTGGGCGACGAGGGCCCCCACCTCGGCTGGCGGGTCGTCGGACGGCGGAGCCTGCTCGTACTCCCGGTCATAGGCGACCCTGGGCTCCGAGCCATACCGCCGGAATGCCCAGATGACCCCGACCGGGATCGGGATCAAGAAGAATGCCAAAGCCCCCAGCGTGACCTTGAGCCGGCGGCCCTCCTGGAGGCGGCGATCGGCGTTGAGCCCCAGGTCACGGGCGAAGTGTTCCTCTTCGGCGAGGATGCCCTCGAGAGCGTCCCCGGCCTCGACCCTGGCCCCCCCTGTCGACGACAGCAGCTCCCGCGGAAACACCACGCGAATCTCCACCCATTCGTGATCTGGCACGTTGGTCGCCTCCAGGGTCGGAGACAGGCCATCCGGGCCGAGCGAGGTCGACCCGCCAGCCGAAGCAGCGTGCCCCCAAACGAGCACCTCACCCGGCCGGGCGCCCGCCGGGATCACCACCTCGGCTGTGAGATTGTCGAGGTCGAAGTCCCACTCCTGGCCCCAGACCTTGAAGTTGACGTCGACGACGTCGGCGTAAGCGACCGCCAGGCCGTCCATTCGATAGGTCACCGAGAACGTCCGCCGCTCGTCGCTCGCCCGGTAATGCCAGACCACCCGGACGATGGACCCGAGATCCACGACTCCATAGCTGCCGGGATCGCCCGACGAGCCGAGCGCCGTCGGGGCCCCGGGGTCGTACCCCACGCCGTCTTCCGAGACGACCACATCGGTGATCGATTCACCCGCCCGCAGCGGAATGTCTCGATATGCGCCCTGGAACGACCCGTCGAACGAGAAGGTGAGATCCTCGCGGACCGTCAGCGAACCATCGGGGTTCACGGTGATCGCGACGTGCGCCTCGACGACGCGATACGACAGAGCCTGGGCCACCGGCATCGCCAGCGCTAGAAACGCCAACGACAGCAGCCCGATGACGGCGAGACGGCGGACGGGCGAAGGATCGATCATCGGACTCGCCGCTCATCGGCTGTCGGTCGCATGGGGATTCGTCGCAGGGTCGACGGGGTCAGAAGCTCACCTCGGGAGCGCTGCGGGCATCGTCCTCGATCTCGAAGTAGGCCCTCTTTGCGAAGTTGAACATGCTGGCGATGATGTTCGACGGCACCGTCTGGACCGCGTTGTTGTAGGTGAGCGTCGAGTCGTTGTAGATCTGACGCGACACCGAGATTCGGTTCTCGGTCTCGGCGAGCTCCTCTTGCAGGCGGCGGAAGTTCTCGCTCGCCCGCAGCTCGGGGTACGCCTCGGCGAGCGCAAACAGCTTGCGGAGCGCTCCGGTCAGCATGTTCTCGGCCACCGCCTGCTCCTCGACAGTCGAGGCATCTTGGGCGGCCGTGCGTGCCCGCACTACTTCCTCGAAGGTCTCCCGCTCGTGGGCCGCGTATCCCTTCACCGTCTCAACGATGTTGGGAATGAGGTCGTAGCGGCGCTTCAGTTGCACATCCACCTGAGACCAGGCGTTGTCGGTGCGGTTGCGGAGGCGAACCAGCCGGTTGTAGATGGCGATGACGGCCAGCACCAGCAGGCCGATTACAGCGAGTCCGATGATCAGTGGCATGCCCTAAGAGTACCGGGGAGGGAGGCGGTTGGCGGAGCTGGCGGGCAACCCGGCACGGACCGCCGTAACCGTCTCGCCGCGATCTGACCGAAGGGTGGCGGCTCTTGAAGGGGTGACCGAATACGTCGCTCGCTTCATCAGGTTCGGCTTGTGGCAAGCCGAACCCTGACCCCGGGGCGAGCCATTTCGCTCACCCCTTAAACTCGGAGCATGGACCCATTCGGCGCGCGCGCGACCATCGAGACCCCGCTCGGCACCCGAGAGGTCTACCGGCTGGATGCGCTGGAGTCCATCGCCGATCTCGAGTCGATGCCGTACTCGATCAAGGTGCTGCTTGAGGCGGTGCTCCGTACTCACGACGGCCTGGTGGTCCAAGACTCGGACATCGAGGAAGTGGCCCGCTACCGCGCCGCTGAGGTGGTGGAGGCGGAGATCGCCTTCCGACCTGCCCGGGTCGTGCTGCAGGACTTCACCGGCGTACCGGCGGTCGTCGACCTTGCCGCGATGCGGTCGGCGATAGTGCGGATGACTGGCGACCCCTCCGCCGCCGCAATGGTGAACCCGCTGGTGCCGGCCGACCTCGTCATCGATCACTCGGTGCAGGTGGATGCCTTCAACAGCGCACTGGCGCTGGGCATCAACAGTGCCAAGGAGTTCGCCCGCAACCGCGAGCGCTACGAGTTCCTCAAGTGGGGGCAGACCGCCTTCGCCAACTTCCGGGTGGTTCCGCCGGCGACGGGGATCGTCCACCAGGTGAACCTCGAGTACCTCGCCAAGGTGCTGTGGGATGACGGCTTTGCCGTATATCCGGACACCCTCGTCGGCACCGACTCCCATACGACGATGATCAACGGCCTCGGCGTCCTCGGATGGGGTGTCGGCGGAATCGAGGCGGAGGCGGCGATGGTCGGCCAGCCGATCTTCATGCTCCTCCCCGAGGTGGTGGGCTTCGAGTTGACCGGGAGCCTCCCCGATGGATCGACGGCCACCGATCTGGTGCTCAGGGTGACGCAGATGCTCCGCGAGCACGGGGTTGTCGGTAAGTTCGTCGAATTCCACGGTGGGGGCCTCGACGCGATGCCGGTCGCCAATCGCGCCACGATTGCCAACATGGCGCCCGAATACGGCGCGACGGTCGGCTTCTTCCCTGTCGATACTCAGACCACCGCCTACCTCCGCCTCACCGGGCGGGATGAGGCACTGATCGAGGCCGTGGAGCAGTACTACCGGATGCAGGGGCTGTGGCGGGACGACTCCCGCAGGGCCGCCTACTCGTCCGAGCTCGCACTCGACATGGGAACGGTGACCCCGGCGTTGGCGGGGCCCCGACGCCCGCAGGACCGCGTCGACCTGAGCGCGATGAAAGGCCAGTGGCACCAGGATCTGGTGAACGTGTTCGGCAAGTCTGCCCCGGCCGGTAAGGGCACCGTCCTCGAGTGGGAGGACGAGGGCGGCCCGGTGGCAGAGCCCTCGGTCGACGAGCCCAACGGGGCGACCGTTTTCTACGACGGCCAGCGCTTCGAGTTGAACCACGGCGACGTCGTGATCGCCGCGATCACATCCTGCACCAACACCTCGAACCCCGATGTGATGATCGGCGCCGGTCTGGTGGCCCGCAAGGCACGGGCACTGGGCCTCGAACGCAAGCCATGGGTGAAGACCTCGTTCGCGCCCGGGTCCAAGGTGGTCACCGAGTACCTGACCGAAGCCGGCCTGATGGACGACCTCGAAGCACTCGGATTCTTCCTCGTCGGCTATGGATGCACCACCTGCATCGGCAACTCCGGACCCCTTCCCGAGCCGATCAGCCAGGCGACCCACCAGCGTGACCTGGTGGTGGCGTCCGTGCTCTCGGGAAACCGCAACTTCGAGGGTCGGATCTCCCCGGACGTGCGGGCCAACTTCCTCGCGTCTCCTCCGCTGGTGGTGGCCTACGCGATCGCCGGGACCGTCGACATCGACTTGATCAACGATCCGATCGGCCAGGACCCCGAGGGCAAGCCGGTGTTCCTGGCCGACATCTGGCCGAGCCAGGACGAGATCGCAGAGGTGGTCGCCTCCAAGGTGTCGCAACAGCAATTCAACCGCGAGTACGCCGAGGTCTTCACCGGCTCCGAAGAATGGCGGGCGATCCAGGTCCCGAGCGGCGATCTGTATGCCTGGAGCGACGCCAGCACCTATATCCAGGAGCCGCCGTTCTTCGTCGATATGGCGCCTGAACCCACGCCACTGCGCCCGATCGAAGGTGCCCGCGCCCTGATGCTCCTTGGCGACTCGATCACGACCGACCACATCAGCCCGGCCGGCGCCATCGACCCGGCCTCACCGGCGGCCGACTATCTGCGGTCGCGGGGCGTCGAACCGGCTGACTTCAACTCGTACGGATCGCGCCGCGGGAACGACCGCGTGATGACGCGGGGGACGTTCGCCAATATCCGGATCCGGAACCTGCTTGCCCCCGGCACCGAGGGTGGGTTCACGACCGATTTCACCGACGGCACCGTCAAGTCGGTGTTCGCAGCCAGCGTGTCCTACCGGGCGGCCGGCATCCCGTTGGTCGTTCTGGGCGGAGCGGACTACGGAATGGGCTCCTCGCGTGACTGGGCGTCCAAGGGCTCGTTCCTGCTGGGGGTCAAGGCAGTCCTCGCGGTGTCGTATGAGCGAATCCACCGGTCGAACCT
This genomic window from Acidimicrobiia bacterium contains:
- a CDS encoding DUF2207 domain-containing protein: MIDPSPVRRLAVIGLLSLAFLALAMPVAQALSYRVVEAHVAITVNPDGSLTVREDLTFSFDGSFQGAYRDIPLRAGESITDVVVSEDGVGYDPGAPTALGSSGDPGSYGVVDLGSIVRVVWHYRASDERRTFSVTYRMDGLAVAYADVVDVNFKVWGQEWDFDLDNLTAEVVIPAGARPGEVLVWGHAASAGGSTSLGPDGLSPTLEATNVPDHEWVEIRVVFPRELLSSTGGARVEAGDALEGILAEEEHFARDLGLNADRRLQEGRRLKVTLGALAFFLIPIPVGVIWAFRRYGSEPRVAYDREYEQAPPSDDPPAEVGALVAQGTSDEAEFTATLFDLIRQGVLVARPVSVDRKTWAGLRREEISDLEIAMGDADRELRAYERSVVTVVQRVLEDGPQPLTAFRKRIREDAAANATTYRSFREKVSQALVSAGLINDKARYTGPLILAATFAIIGVFGYFVLGPMLAAFFDLIDVEIMRVGIVVVTVFAILVALALAFRHTLWVRRSKAGALMNARWRAFRDYLEDFSRMDEAPPMSLALWEEYLVYAIALGVADDVLEAARLQAPPELNDSNLYWYGSHGYGGHSSNAITGIASALNGAFTPPSSSGGGGGGFWGGGGGGGGGGGGGAW
- the acnA gene encoding aconitate hydratase AcnA, which produces MDPFGARATIETPLGTREVYRLDALESIADLESMPYSIKVLLEAVLRTHDGLVVQDSDIEEVARYRAAEVVEAEIAFRPARVVLQDFTGVPAVVDLAAMRSAIVRMTGDPSAAAMVNPLVPADLVIDHSVQVDAFNSALALGINSAKEFARNRERYEFLKWGQTAFANFRVVPPATGIVHQVNLEYLAKVLWDDGFAVYPDTLVGTDSHTTMINGLGVLGWGVGGIEAEAAMVGQPIFMLLPEVVGFELTGSLPDGSTATDLVLRVTQMLREHGVVGKFVEFHGGGLDAMPVANRATIANMAPEYGATVGFFPVDTQTTAYLRLTGRDEALIEAVEQYYRMQGLWRDDSRRAAYSSELALDMGTVTPALAGPRRPQDRVDLSAMKGQWHQDLVNVFGKSAPAGKGTVLEWEDEGGPVAEPSVDEPNGATVFYDGQRFELNHGDVVIAAITSCTNTSNPDVMIGAGLVARKARALGLERKPWVKTSFAPGSKVVTEYLTEAGLMDDLEALGFFLVGYGCTTCIGNSGPLPEPISQATHQRDLVVASVLSGNRNFEGRISPDVRANFLASPPLVVAYAIAGTVDIDLINDPIGQDPEGKPVFLADIWPSQDEIAEVVASKVSQQQFNREYAEVFTGSEEWRAIQVPSGDLYAWSDASTYIQEPPFFVDMAPEPTPLRPIEGARALMLLGDSITTDHISPAGAIDPASPAADYLRSRGVEPADFNSYGSRRGNDRVMTRGTFANIRIRNLLAPGTEGGFTTDFTDGTVKSVFAASVSYRAAGIPLVVLGGADYGMGSSRDWASKGSFLLGVKAVLAVSYERIHRSNLVMMGVLPLTFPHGMNADAYGLDGTEVYDLAVDDRLVPHGLVRVRATRADQSVVEFDALACADTPIEIEYLRHGGILHMVLRDMAARHARA
- a CDS encoding LemA family protein, giving the protein MPLIIGLAVIGLLVLAVIAIYNRLVRLRNRTDNAWSQVDVQLKRRYDLIPNIVETVKGYAAHERETFEEVVRARTAAQDASTVEEQAVAENMLTGALRKLFALAEAYPELRASENFRRLQEELAETENRISVSRQIYNDSTLTYNNAVQTVPSNIIASMFNFAKRAYFEIEDDARSAPEVSF